From Daucus carota subsp. sativus chromosome 6, DH1 v3.0, whole genome shotgun sequence, the proteins below share one genomic window:
- the LOC108226765 gene encoding transcription factor bHLH100, with amino-acid sequence MLTLSPPLFPSFGWPLVDDHLNNISQDHEGTFFGNIDSIDTSFSALPSPQSTNFEPIVSDINTTGVVKKLNHNASERDRRKKINNLYSSLFSLLPDADRMKKLSIPATVACVVKYIPELQKEVERLVQKKEELSSRMCRHREDHDDYQVGKRRKMERAETSSSAAVTISPVGGKEVVVQITALKADKGILSEALDKLELGHGLLLLNASSFQSSGDRIFHSLHFQAQGKYELELQAIKEKIMSLYEKNKQWLF; translated from the exons ATGTTAACACTTTCACCTCCTCTCTTTCCAAGCTTTGGGTGGCCCTTAGTTGATGATCACCTAAACAATATTAGCCAAGATCACGAAGGTACTTTCTTCGGAAATATCGATTCCATAGATACTTCCTTTTCAGCCCTCCCTTCTCCTCAATCCACCAATTTCGAACCAATTGTCAGTGACATCAATACCACTGGAGTAGTTAAGAAGCTTAACCACAATGCAAGTGAACGAGATCGTCGAAAGAAGATTAACAACTTGTATTCTTCTCTTTTTTCACTCCTTCCGGATGCAGATCGAATG AAAAAACTAAGCATTCCAGCGACAGTAGCATGTGTGGTGAAATACATACCAGAACTACAAAAAGAAGTCGAAAGACTGGTTCAGAAGAAAGAAGAATTATCATCGAGAATGTGTAGGCACAGAGAAGATCACGACGACTATCAAGTCGGAAAGAGGAGAAAGATGGAGAGAGCAGAGACAAGTTCATCAGCTGCAGTGACAATCAGTCCAGTTGGAGGCAAAGAAGTTGTAGTTCAAATAACTGCACTCAAAGCTGACAAGGGTATACTATCTGAGGCTCTAGATAAACTAGAGCTTGGTCATGGACTTCTCCTGCTAAATGCTTCTTCTTTCCAATCTTCTGGAGATAGGATCTTCCACAGCTTGCATTTTCAG GCTCAAGGGAAGTATGAATTGGAGCTTCAGGCCATAAAGGAGAAGATCATGTCACTCTACGAGAAGAACAAACAATGGCTTTTTTGA
- the LOC108193026 gene encoding uncharacterized protein LOC108193026, producing MAFRTKTARLLSSITHKPTLQNGSFDGKLSSFKNRPDPVSGFGSFSSSVDSSEVMNSSRLVGWKGYEEYRRALYGGNITHKALLVDAVGTLVIPSQPMAQIYRQIGEKYGVEYSENEILNRYRRAYEQPWGRSRLRYVNDGRPFWQYIVSSSTGCSDSQYFEELYNYYTTDKAWHLCDPNAEKVFKALRNAGVKIAVVSNFDTRLRPLLRALNCDDWFDAVAVSAEVAAEKPNPTIFLKACELLDVKPEDAVHVGDDRRNDIWGARDAGCDAWLWGSDVHSFKEVAQRIGVQV from the exons ATGGCATTCAGAACCAAAACTGCTAGGCTTCTTTCTTCCATTACCCACAAGCCCACTCTCCAGAACGGCTCCTTTGATGGGAAGCTCAGTTCTTTCAAGAATCGACCCGACCCGGTTTCTGGGTTCGGGTCATTCTCATCTTCTGTGGATAGCTCTGAGGTGATGAATTCTTCCAGGCTTGTGGGGTGGAAAGGCTATGAAGAATATAGAAGAGCTTTGTATGGTGGTAATATTACTCATAAGGCTCTTCTTGTTGATGCTGTTGGTACTCTTGTTATTCCCTCCCAGCCCATGGCCCAg ATATATAGACAGATTGGTGAGAAGTATGGGGTGGAGTACTCTGAAAATGAGATTCTAAATAGATACAGGAGAGCTTATGAGCAGCCCTGGGGCAGATCTCGCTTGAG ATATGTTAATGATGGGAGACCATTTTGGCAATATATAGTCAGTTCGTCAACTGGCTGTTCTGATTCTCAGTACTTTGAAGAGCTGTATAACTACTATACCACTGATAAG GCATGGCATCTTTGTGATCCAAATGCGGAGAAAGTATTTAAGGCCTTGAGAAATGCTGGTGTGAAAATTGCTGTTGTGTCGAACTTTGATACAAGGTTACGACCTTTGTTGCGTGCTCTAAATTGTGATGACTGGTTTGATGCTGTGGCAGTGTCAGCTGAA GTTGCAGCGGAAAAGCCAAACCCCACAATTTTCCTTAAAGCTTGTGAGTTGCTGGATGTGAAACCAGAGGATGCTGTTCATGTAGGAGATGATCGTAGAAATGATATATGGGGAGCGAGAGATGCAGGTTGTGATGCTTGGCTTTGGGGAAGCGATGTCCATTCCTTTAAGGAG GTTGCTCAAAGGATTGGAGTTCAGGTCTAA